The following proteins are co-located in the Candidatus Nanosynbacter sp. HMT-352 genome:
- a CDS encoding NUDIX hydrolase translates to MGAGVLKDIKSAYRVAVKGLVRDELGRLLFVQERSDSWDLPGGGLEHGEDITEALKREFLEELETDIEVAVENPLIIPTWNTKFDDPVLIIAYKVTLLTIPRKTDEVSNFSYFDIHEIKQEKLDSTLIGNLSKIYQIDR, encoded by the coding sequence ATGGGAGCTGGAGTGCTAAAAGACATAAAGTCGGCATACCGAGTAGCGGTAAAGGGATTAGTGCGTGATGAATTAGGTAGACTGCTGTTCGTTCAAGAGAGAAGTGATTCATGGGACCTTCCTGGCGGTGGGCTGGAACATGGCGAGGATATTACAGAAGCGTTGAAACGAGAGTTTCTGGAAGAACTAGAGACAGATATCGAAGTGGCTGTAGAAAATCCCTTGATTATTCCAACTTGGAATACAAAGTTTGACGACCCCGTTTTGATTATTGCCTACAAAGTTACTCTATTAACGATACCTCGTAAAACAGATGAAGTTTCAAACTTTAGCTATTTTGATATTCATGAAATCAAGCAAGAAAAGCTGGATTCTACGCTGATTGGCAATCTTTCAAAGATATATCAAATTGACCGATAG
- a CDS encoding uracil-DNA glycosylase family protein, producing MIEQKTFGQKVIEFNKKLSKISMELPDGFKIINPFNGNQKEIVNEISTTFYKRFYNDCNKRRIILGSSPARRGTAVTGVPFEDAEHLQKETGILIDKFYINKSSSGFLYDVIEKYGGCKKFYSDFYMNFVCPVGIVRANSKGNEVNCNYYDSKKLQETLYSLIVSSIQAQIDFGIDTSVCYCIGSGDNYTFLSKINKKYNFFDEIIPLEHPRFIMQYNSKHKYEYFEKYLTALKQNHGKEKEITYR from the coding sequence ATGATTGAACAGAAAACATTCGGCCAGAAAGTAATAGAATTTAATAAAAAATTATCTAAAATATCAATGGAATTACCGGATGGTTTTAAAATTATAAATCCGTTTAATGGAAATCAAAAAGAAATAGTAAATGAAATTTCAACAACGTTCTACAAAAGGTTTTACAATGATTGTAATAAACGTCGTATAATATTAGGAAGTTCACCAGCACGTCGAGGAACAGCTGTTACGGGGGTGCCATTTGAGGATGCGGAACATCTTCAAAAAGAAACTGGTATTTTGATTGATAAGTTTTATATTAACAAATCGTCTTCAGGTTTTTTATATGATGTAATTGAAAAATATGGTGGATGCAAAAAGTTTTATTCTGATTTTTATATGAATTTTGTCTGTCCTGTTGGTATAGTTAGAGCCAATTCAAAGGGGAATGAGGTTAACTGCAATTATTATGATAGTAAAAAATTGCAAGAAACATTGTATTCTTTGATTGTTAGTTCAATACAGGCACAAATTGATTTTGGAATCGATACTTCTGTGTGTTATTGCATAGGAAGTGGAGATAATTATACATTTTTATCTAAAATAAACAAAAAATATAATTTTTTTGATGAAATCATACCTTTGGAACATCCGAGATTTATAATGCAGTATAATTCTAAACATAAATATGAATATTTTGAAAAGTATTTGACAGCTTTAAAGCAAAATCATGGCAAAGAAAAGGAGATAACATATCGTTAA
- a CDS encoding alpha/beta hydrolase — MIVKEYGKSNKDIIMLLHGGGLSWWNYEEVSEILKSNYHVILPILDGHSGSDRDFTSIENNANEIIEYIDNNYNGNVKLIGGLSLGAQILLDILSKRDNICEYAIIESALVCPMKMTNKLIESSINVSYGLINKKWFSKLQFKSLKIKEELFNKYYIDSSNITKDNMISFLKANSNYHLKNIKTNKSKSIVVVGSKERPIMIKSAKIIHDELINSELEILSGYYHGDLSINHPNEYAEKVKKLIK, encoded by the coding sequence ATGATAGTTAAAGAATATGGAAAATCTAATAAAGATATTATTATGTTATTACATGGTGGTGGATTATCATGGTGGAATTATGAAGAAGTGTCAGAAATATTAAAAAGTAATTATCATGTAATATTACCAATATTAGATGGTCATTCAGGAAGCGATAGAGATTTTACTTCTATTGAAAATAATGCGAATGAAATAATTGAATATATTGATAATAATTATAACGGAAATGTTAAACTTATAGGAGGACTTTCACTAGGAGCACAAATTTTATTAGATATATTGTCAAAAAGAGACAATATATGTGAATATGCAATAATTGAAAGTGCTTTAGTGTGTCCAATGAAAATGACAAATAAACTTATAGAATCATCAATTAATGTGTCTTATGGACTTATAAATAAAAAGTGGTTTTCTAAACTTCAATTTAAAAGTTTAAAAATAAAAGAAGAATTATTTAATAAGTATTATATTGATAGTTCTAATATAACAAAAGATAATATGATTTCATTTTTAAAAGCTAATTCCAATTATCATCTTAAGAATATAAAAACTAACAAATCAAAATCAATAGTGGTAGTAGGAAGTAAAGAAAGACCAATTATGATTAAATCTGCAAAAATAATACACGATGAATTAATTAATAGTGAATTAGAAATATTAAGTGGTTATTATCATGGAGACTTAAGTATTAATCATCCAAATGAATATGCAGAAAAAGTTAAGAAATTGATAAAATAA